Part of the Planococcus plakortidis genome is shown below.
GGCGTTTAATTTCTTCAACAACAGACCAATTAGATAAAGGGGTTACTGTACAGTTTTGCGATACACCTCTGCCAATAGGATTGTCATTGCAGTACATACCTTTATGACCTTTATCTTTGGAACTACCAGTCATTTTATATCGACTTGGTTTCCCTTTTACATCTTTGAATTTGTGCTGTTCTTTCCCAAAATTACAACAAAACGGATTGATGCAGTAATTATATTGAATGGGATATTCAGAACCGTTCCATTTAAAAGACGTTGGCAAGAACAACATTTTGTTATACCTTGTTGCAAATCGTTTTGGAGTTAATAAATCATATTGTTTAGCCCTATCTTTTAATTCTTCGTTTGAAATCGGAATTTTAACATCTACAATTTCATCTTCCTTCGTGGCTAATCTTTTAAGCTTGGTCATTGTCTATCAACCCACTCTATCTTTGATACCCATTTTTTCAACAATCCGCTTATTACTTCGCTTGTTGGCAATCCATTCAATAAACTTCTTATCGTCTAAAATGTTCAATAAGAATTCATCCACTGCTTCGCTTTCAGTACGCTCTGCATATTCAGCGTATTGCTTAACTATCACCCTTACTTGCTCTGATATTTCCCAATCCACAGACTTAGCGTTCTTATTTTTTGGCTCAAGAAATTGCATAGGAAAATGCACCCCTTTTTGCTTAGTAAATTGTAACCATTTTAACACACCAATTTGCATTCCTACAATAATTATTTCACGTTCGCATTTTTATATACATTTTAACTTACATTTTGTGGTGTAAATTAACAACAAACGTTGATTTAACAATAAAAAACGAGTATCAAATTCAGTTGCAATTTGATACTCATTTAGGTTTACATTTTCACTTTTTGTACTCCAAAACTGAACTACTTACTAGAAGAGAGCATCCTCTTTATATAAACCCATTAATTTTCCACAACATCGATCAAGTCAGTATGTATTTCTATAAAGTAATTTTCCAATAAAGTTTCTATTTTCCCATTCTCTGCGTAATACGCATTGTCCGCGGACTCTACCTTACTGTAAAAATTCTCTTCCTCAATTTCATTCTCTTCCAGAGCTTGGTACAGTTGCCACAAGTGCTCAAGGTAAGTCTTTTCAACGACGGCATAATCAGCAGCGCCGATTTTTTCCAGGATGTTTACAAGTTCTTCCCGATACTGTTGGATCCCAACTTCCTTGATATAATCTCCCAGCCAATGGAGGAGCATTTCATGTCCGCCACTTTCGAGCTCTGAATAATAATGATATACAACCCACGCTTCATTGACTCTCTTGCTTTCAAACGGGAAATCCTTTTCGCTAATCACACGAATAACAGCATTCCATATATCATCATTGGTCATCAATTCTTTTCTATTCATTTTCAGCTTCACAATCGTCCCTCCAAATGTATGCAGTGAGCAGTTCTTTGCAGATATTTGAATCAATACTCAGTTCGCCATTCTCCAGGAAAATCCTCTTAAGACCTTCTTTGAAAAATGAAGAGTTTCAATTATCATCAAAAGTAATTTATAGAGCTGACGATTGAGTTTTTCTAAATTCTGAATGTAACATAATCCTAATTAAGTTACATTCAATCTCCCAATTTCATTCGCTTTGTTAGAAAATCCATCGAAATCATTTTCAAACGAACATATGATACATTCAAAAGGCGGTGCCATAAGGTTTGAAAACTCGAATTTCAATAGTATTTGGGTTTACCTATCAAGCGTTATGGAAAGAAAAAAAGCTTGTAAATCCGGTATTGGAATTATTTAAGCCGTTATTAACCAGATTCGTATTTGCAGCGAAACGATTGCTGCTTATGAGGTGATTCCACGGACACTACATGGTTGAGGCAGGATGTGTGATACTAAATATCACTCAAGACCATAAGAAGGAGATTATTGAATGTTATTTAGAGGCTTTAATTTTCAAGATCGCTCACCACAACATCATAAACCTAAACAAAGTCAGTTTTATGTGGAAACCAACTGCATTGTGTATCTCTTTGAACAGTTTTTACCTAAATTTCAGTTTGATGATGTAAATAGTGTCCGATTTGAGTGTTACCCAAATGCCGAATTGGCTTGTCAACCTGTCATCATGGATGGATTACTACCTGTAACGATCCCCTACGATGTAAGTGATTTTTACCAGCTATCCGATTTAGAGAAAAAGAAAAAGACACTTGATCTAATGATGGATGGACTACAGGTTATCTGTAAAGACAGGGGTTGGAATGAAGAGCCATTTTTATATGCGTATCAAAAGGTAGTCGAAAATAATTACACATTCAAAAAAACGTATAAAAACCCCAAATCAAGTCCTAATCGTAAATTGAGAGCGAAAATCGAAATAGAGGTTGGGATATATGACTGTACGGCTTCATTAGTGATTGAAGATAAGCAACAAAAGCATATCTATTCAGAAGTCCTTTATCAAACAGAGCCAATATTCGACTTGCTCTATCCATTATTAGGAGATATTAAATGGATGAGTAATGATGAAGTCAGAGTTCATGAAAGAAAACCATGCGAATATCAGTTTAAAACAGCTTATTTACAGTGAAGAAAAAAGCGCAAATTCATATGTTAGAACTTCGACAAAAATATTTTACCGATGATCGATAGAGTCCTTAATCGTCAAAAGGAAAAGTGTACTTTTTAGAACGGAGAGCAAAATAGATGATGCAAAGTAAAGTCTCGCGAAACATAATGAAAACTTAGGTTTTTGGCTATGAATAGTAGTTCGAAGCTACCATTCTGCGATGATATATTCACCCCACCCAGTCTCTTGAATTTCTTCTGATGAAGGATCTATGGTTTCCTTAATATTTATATTTAATTGTGCGTGCAATGGATGGTACCATTCGCTATCACACTCTGAGCACTGTACCCAATATCGGTTCGTACCTTTAGCTTTCACGATAGTAGCCCATCCTTGATCGCAAACCTTGCACCAAGCAACTTTGTTTTTGAATTTTTCATTCAACTAAATCTTCCTTTCTCAACCAGTCAAATTACTTATATGGTCTCCATTAATTATACAAGAATGCCTTATTTAATATTCTGCTTTAACAATATAAAAGAGTAGTTTACATATCATGTGTTTTATCGGAAGTTGTATGAACACAAAATGGAGAAAAGCGGCCAATCAAAGCGTCTCTTTTCTCCAGTTTTTTCGTCAAGGTATATTTACGAGCAGATTTATTCTGACATAAAAAAGATAAGAGATATTAGAAAATTTTGATATAATATTAAAAGGGAGAAATATCCCTGCTAATTTATGTAAGTTAGGCTTAGGAAACAATACGGAGGAGGACATTCAGATGATGGAAGAAACGCGCATGCCGCCTGAAGCAGCCATATTTGGAACAGCAAACGGCGTATTTTTCATGGCGATATTCGGCACATTATGGGCATACACTGGCATTATGGGTTTGCAATGGCCGGGAGGAACGCAAACAGCATTGCTTATCATTGCACTATTAATCGGAATCGCTTTGTGCACAACGGGCTTTCTGCTGCTGCGATCGGGAAGGAAGTTTTCTGGCACCAGCGCTGGTTCAAAGTCCGGAAAAAAACAGCGCAATGCATTTAATCTTATTTTCGCTGCTGAAGGGATTGCCATCGCAATTGCCATCTTTGTTTGTAACGCGACACAAATTACGCAACTCATTCCAATTATCGTGGCGTTGATTGTTGGTGTGCACTTTTTCCCATTGGCTTCACTTTTCGGCGTTCGTGTTTATCATCTGACGGGGGGACTGATTTGTGCAATCGCTCTCGTCGCCTGGATTTTTATTCCGGAGAGAATTTCGATTGGCGGATATGAAGCAAATGCATACATGACGGTAGTTGGCCTGGGGTCTGCACTGGTCCTATGGCTCACGTCTTTGCAGATTGTCCGTATCGGCAGGGGAATTGTTCAGAATGCAGAAGCACGTTAATTCGAACAAAATTGGAGTTAAGAGATGGAGCCCGAAAAGCTTCTTCTCTATATTGATAAGCTCTTTTCTATGTATGAATTGTACTAAATCCAGTTACATATAATTGCTTATCTGAAGGAAAGAAGTGATGGAATAAGCTTCTTTCCTTTCGTTCGTGTAAGTGTACTTTTACGAACGCTTTCTAGACCAAGGATTCATATGCTTGTAAAATTCACAGAATAGTGAATGGCGCCTGTTGACTATTCCGTTTGCGGTAGAGTTATACTGAAAAGGAAAGAACTATCGGAGGTGTCTTATGTATAGTATTGGAAAAGTAGCAAAAGAATTTAACCTGACTGTTCGGACATTGCGCTATTACGATGAAATCGATTTATTGACACCTTCCCGAATTGCAGATTCAGGTTATCGTTATTATTCAAAAGAAGATATTCTAGTTCTGCAGCGAGTTATTGCCTTAAAGAAACTAGGATTTCAATTGGAACAGGTTAAATCTATTTTGAATGAAAATGACTGGGAGGATATTTTTGAAGAGCAATTGATTATTATTGCAAAAGAAAAAGCACACCTTGATTATTTGGAAAAAATGCTTAGGTTAACCCAGCAACTATCTTTTATTGAACAAGACATAAATTGGACCAACCTATTCCATTACATAGGACAAACGGAAGAAGATCAAGTTAAGCAAATGGCTTATTTGAAAGAATTCTTTAGTGAAAAAGAGAGGGAGGTTTTTAACAATCCCCTATTTCATATGGGTGAGAAGGAATCTATGGAAATAGTTTACTTATTGAGAATAGCCAGGGAACAGAAATATGAAAATCCAAGCTCGATGAAATCTCAGACCTTGGCTAGAAAACTTGTTTTGTTTCTTGATGAGGCGTTTAACGGTGATAAAGAACTAATCGAAAAGTATTGGAGGCTACAAAAGGAAGCACCAGAAAAAGGCGGATTAATTTTGGTGGAAGAAAACGTAATTGAATATATTGATAAAATTATCGATTTTTACGAAGCAAATGAGTTTAAAAATGAGGAGTGAATTGAACAAAGGAAACGAGCGGAAGCCCTAAAGGCTGAGAGGAAAAAGTCGGAAGAAATTTTTATATCGGCAAGCAAACAAAGGAGGAAAGACATGATAAATACATCGAAGAACTCTTACTTAATTTATATAACCATAGTCATTCTTGTAGTATCCTCTATATGGATTATTCTATCGAATAACGGGCGTATCATCGTCAGTGCAGACTTTGATGATTCGCTTTTACTGTGGCATCACTGGTTAATAGTCGGGTTACCTTTTATTATTTTATATTTGTTACCATATAAAAACCCAAAAATCCTCTCCTTACAAGAGGAAGAAAAACAGACTCTAAAATCACAAACGCATTATCTATTGATTGCTGCTCTTTTTTATTTTCTCGCTCTAATTATAACGCCTGCTGAACATGTTTTTGACTTTTTTTATATTTACAAACTTGTTTTTCTGCTTTTTGTTCCTCTTATAATTTTCAAATGGAAACCAAAAATAAAACTTCACAGACATTCTGCAAAAAAACAGTGGAAATTTGCCCTCATACCCGTTGTCGTATGGATATTTATGTATTTTTTCAGTCCATGGAGTTCTTCAGAGTCGAATACATACGAAATGAATTTTCTTATTTTATTGACCGGTGCTTTAGTTTCTTTTTTGCTTAACAGTGTTCTGGAAGAATTATTTTATCGTGTTTGGTTACAAACTCGATTGGAGATTTTTTTAGGAACATGGCCGGCCATTTGTGTAACTGCTTTGTTATGGGCTGTTTGGCACGTGACTATACAGAGCGCAGGCAGTTTTGATGTGACATTAGCAAATTCCATTGCTAATCATGGACTCATGGGATTATTTTTGGGGCTTTTATGGTCAAAATATCGAAATTTTTGGGTTCTCATCATTGTTCATGGATTAACAAATTTCCCTCTGGAGATTATTAGTAGACTGCTAGGGAACTAATCCCCATTTAAACACGAACATCTAATTTTATTGCGAATTAGATGTTCGTGTTTAATTAAATTGTTTAATATACCAGCTTGAAACTACTACTTTTTTCAGAAAACACACTTATTCTAACGTTAAGTTCATTCGTCTGATTTCAACCCCTTCTTCGAGGAGCAAGATGTCGGCTGATTCATCAGAAATCCATTCAATATCTATGGTCGTGTTCTCTTTGCCTTCCGGGTCAATATTGATACTGCTCATTCTATTTCTTGATTGATCCTCATTTTTTCCGTAGTAGGCTTTATGCGCTTTCCCGTCTATTTCCGCTTCAACTAGTTCAATTCGCCATTCTTCATTTGGAGAGACACTGATCAATTCCTTCCTCGGATCTGATGATTCACTAGACTCTTCTGTCGTAAACGCAAAATAGCCAAAGTATCCGAATACAGCTAATACAATGACGCCTAAACAGCCGATCAACCATTTCATGTTAATTCCACTCCTTTCGTTCCCAATAAATACGTACAAACACTGAAAAAGTTACAAAAAAACCGGACTCTTTTAGGGGGCCGGCGGAGCCATATGCTGGCTCCAATCAATTTTGACAAACTTATTGAACTCTTTCACAAAGGTCAAGGTCACGGCATCCGTTGGACCATTACACTGCATGGCAATGGTGATTTCAAGCATGTTTTGATTTTCTGTTTCTTTATCATAGTAATCTTCACGGTATAAGAAGGACACGCTATCGGCATCTTGCTCAATCGAACCCGATTCACGAAGACCGGAAATCATCGGACGCTTGTCTTGTTCGCTCCTTACTCTTCTATAACGTGCACCAAGCATCGATGTTGCTTCGAGCATCGTCATTTTGTCGTGTTTCGGCTGATATTCGATCAATTCGGTCACGAGTTCTGCTGTAGAAGAAGCATATGGCTCCAAATAGACAAGTAGCGTATTGTCGATAAATTCTACACCTCGGCGGTGATAATCGAACAGTACCACTTTTTCGGCTCTTTGTAACAGACGTTCGTCAATCACAATACTCGGTACTGGTTTGCGAAATGAAAATAAATCTGTCATCAAATGCTTGGAATTTTACCAAGTGATCACTCATGGGAAATCTGCTTCAATAAACAGGGTGATATTATTACCAAATGTAAAAAAGTTTATTTCTGTCATGTATATACGTTCAGTATTACTCCGATATGTGGAAATATGAAAGGTGAAAAGTCATGTATAGTAGCTGGACAAGTTGAATCTGAATCGTAAATCCAAAACAAATCTAGTTTACGTATCATGGTGTTATCGGAAGAGAAAAAGAAGCCGGGATGCGTATAATACTGCTTCCTAGCTTCCTTTATTTTATAGAAGGTTTTGTAATTGTATGGACCACTCTACAGGATCTTACGTAAAGTTTTATGAAATTGGTGTAATGAAGTCTAGACTCCAAGCGAACTAAGTTACTTGGTCACCATCATATACTTTGGAAATCTTTGGTTCATACTCTGAAACCACAATAAAAAATTCATCTCGGGTACTGTATAAATGAACTTCCGGCTTATCCCAGATTCCATCATAGATTGGAGCATTTCGATACTTTTTTAAGTCACTCCAATTTAGAATTTTGAAGAAGAATGGATCTTTTTTTGAAAAATTTGCAGGAGTATTAACATCATTAACCCACAAGTCTGGACGACCTGCATGTGTATCGTAGGTGAAATTCCAAACGGCAAATTCTGAAGTGCAAAATTGATCATAAGTTATCTTTATTTTATTTCCATAGTCATCGATTATGACAAGTTCTAAAAAAGTTGGGCTTTTATATATACTATATAAAATAATCTGTGAAGGATCTGTTCCTCTTAGCCATTCGATTCCTTTAGGCTGCCAAAATTGAAGTTTTTCTTTTACGGTATCCTTCATCCTATCTTCACCCCATTCGTATATTTCTAATAATATCTAATTTTATCTGTCACTCCAGATGTAG
Proteins encoded:
- a CDS encoding MerR family transcriptional regulator, which translates into the protein MYSIGKVAKEFNLTVRTLRYYDEIDLLTPSRIADSGYRYYSKEDILVLQRVIALKKLGFQLEQVKSILNENDWEDIFEEQLIIIAKEKAHLDYLEKMLRLTQQLSFIEQDINWTNLFHYIGQTEEDQVKQMAYLKEFFSEKEREVFNNPLFHMGEKESMEIVYLLRIAREQKYENPSSMKSQTLARKLVLFLDEAFNGDKELIEKYWRLQKEAPEKGGLILVEENVIEYIDKIIDFYEANEFKNEE
- a CDS encoding CPBP family intramembrane glutamic endopeptidase, whose translation is MINTSKNSYLIYITIVILVVSSIWIILSNNGRIIVSADFDDSLLLWHHWLIVGLPFIILYLLPYKNPKILSLQEEEKQTLKSQTHYLLIAALFYFLALIITPAEHVFDFFYIYKLVFLLFVPLIIFKWKPKIKLHRHSAKKQWKFALIPVVVWIFMYFFSPWSSSESNTYEMNFLILLTGALVSFLLNSVLEELFYRVWLQTRLEIFLGTWPAICVTALLWAVWHVTIQSAGSFDVTLANSIANHGLMGLFLGLLWSKYRNFWVLIIVHGLTNFPLEIISRLLGN